From Penicillium digitatum chromosome 5, complete sequence, one genomic window encodes:
- a CDS encoding Amino acid transporter, transmembrane → MSEKKHDGPMEFVSSQTGQVAESYEYPHDAVFGEMAEGGPNCRISVSGLVDTLGIVPGFLCLAAIGVITTWSNHMVGVFKLRHREVYGVDDVGHLIFGLPGRTVLGGSFVLWYIFSAGSGMLGISIGLNAVSSHGTCNAVFVAVAAIAAFALGSIQTLGRILWLAWAGLICILAAVLTVAVGVGVQDHPPDVPVDKVWVSEYKTIGTPSFDSAMAAICKIVFAYAGTPAFFSIVSEMCEPRQYTRALVICQSIVSAL, encoded by the exons ATGTCTGAAAAGAAGCATGATGGGCCTATGGAGTTTGTTTCGTCCCAAACAGGCCAAGTAGCTGAGAGTTATGAATACCCCCACGATGCAGTCTTTGGAGAGATGGCAGAAGGCGGACCAAACTGTCGCAT ATCGGTCTCGGGTCTTGTCGATACCCTCGGTATAGTTCCTGGCTTTCTTTGCCTTGCTGCGATCGGCGTGATCACAACATGGTCCAACCACATGGTCGGAGTCTTTAAGCTTCGACACCGCGAGGTCTACGGGGTTGACGATGTAGGACACCTCATATTTGGACTACCGGGAAGGACTGTTCTTGGGGGCTCGTTCGTTCTGT GGTACATCTTCTCGGCTGGCTCAGGCATGCTAGGCATCTCAATCGGCTTAAATGCTGTTTCCTCACATGGGACTTGCAATGCTGTCTTCGTGGCCGTTGCTGCCATCGCCGCCTTTGCTCTTGGAAGTATTCAGACACTGGGTCGAATCTTGTGGCTTGCGTGGGCTGGTTTGATCTGCATTCTTGCTGCCG TCTTGACCGTCGCTGTTGGTGTTGGCGTTCAGGATCATCCGCCGGACGTGCCAGTAGATAAAGTTTGGGTCTCTGAGTATAAGACTATTGGCACTCCTTCATTTGATAGTGCAATGGCTGCGATATGTAAGATTGTATTCGCCTATGCAGGGACACCGGCATTCTTCTCCATCGTCTCGGAGATGTGCGAGCCTCGTCAATACACCCGAGCTCTAGTTATCTGCCAATCGATCGTGTCTGCATTGTAA
- a CDS encoding Oligopeptide transporter OPT superfamily → MPDQPTEDVEITVSTTEPIDEKTSVTGLTKDKAQTSGNERFGETDRDSADVIIVTGADVATHLLPMRDDFDRTLTFRAAILGSGLAAFLAVMTQIYTFKPTQVNISGVFLVLVSYFIGNAWAKLLPRGDKFEARWRERDVQGKLPWWITAIKFINPGPFGLKEHSISVVTATAAGYVTDATSVFAAQKLFYDLQLSATTVILGIISIGLFGCGLCGFMRAFAVWDVEAVYWSQLPVVKTLQELHWDQVENSKPLKYFWYAFTGMSLYEILPAYIFPWLNSVSIPCLASQKATGTKGAILTNLFGGATANEGLGLFSLSFDWQYITSSSTAIPLKLILHTLVGTGICAIVMIGIYFGNGWGARSLPFMATNLLTANGTIYPVREAFPGGLLEKSVIEKNGIPQLTGSFAFGLFTANAAIGALILHCILFWGKGIWRVYQRAREGKHDDPHHTHMVRHYKDTPWWCFAGILIISFVLGLIVVIKENITLPVWAYIVSLALGMFISPFSVILFARFGNGIATNNLSKMLAGLMLPGRPIGNMYFAAWSHNVVMSSVSVSTDLKFAEYLKIPPRTMLWTQMYGIVLGGFINYAILSSIISSNRDLLAEGNGNSSWSGATMQAFNTKAASWALSPYLYKLGAKYEMIPIALAVGAAAVIFHRILYQFVPKIGRLELSEINLPQFIQYAGSISNQPQTCTILSGLLCGLFTQAYLRNYHPRLFKDYSYIIAGAFDAGSLLVVFILSFAVYGAGGPSHPFPSWWGNNQMGHIDWCPVSK, encoded by the exons ATGCCAGATCAACCTACAGAGGATGTTGAGATCACGGTATCAACTACAGAGCCGATCGACGAGAAGACGTCTGTCACGGGGCTGACAAAGGATAAGGCTCAAACGAGTGGCAACGAGCGGTTTGGTGAAACTGACCGGGACTCCGCAGATGTCATAATTGTCACTGGAGCCGATGTGGCTACTCATCTTTTGCCTATGCGAGATGACTTTGATCGTACTTTGACATTTCGCGCTGCGATTCTGGGCTCCGGTCTTGCCGCCTTCCTCGCTGTCATGACCCAGATTTACACT TTCAAACCAACCCAAGTAAACATTTCCGGTGTTTTCCTCGTTCTGGTTTCCTACTTCATAGGCAACGCCTGGGCCAAACTGCTTCCCCGCGGCGATAAGTTCGAGGCAagatggagagaaagagatgTGCAGGGAAAGCTCCCTTGGTGGATCACAGCCATCAAGTTTATCAATCCTGGACCGTTCGGCCTTAAAGAGCATTCGATCTCTGTGGTCACTGCCACGGCAGCCGGGTATGTCACGGATGCGACTAGTGTGTTTGCGGCACAAAAGCTGTTCTACGATCTTCAGTTGAGTGCCACAACAGTCATCCTGGGAATCATCTCCATCGGCCTCTTTGGCTGTGGCCTCTGTGGATTCATGCGGGCCTTTGCTGTCTGGGATGTTGAGGCTGTCTACTGGAGTCAGCTGCCCGTGGTGAAAACTCTTCAGGAGCTTCACTGGGACCAAGTTGAGAACTCAAAGCCACTGAAATACTTCTGGTATGCTTTCACAGGCATGTCTCTTTATGAGATCCTTCCTGCATATATCTTTCCGTGGCTCAACTCTGTCTCCATTCCG TGCCTGGCTTCGCAGAAAGCAACTGGCACCAAGGGTGCCATACTCACCAACCTCTTTGGTGGTGCCACTGCTAATGAGGGCCTTGGTCTCTTCTCTCTGTCCTTTGACTGGCAATAT ATCACATCGTCTTCAACCGCAATTCCTCTCAAGTTGATACTTCATACCTTAGTGGGAACTGGAATCTGCGCCATTGTGATGATTGGCATATACTTTGGAAATGGGTGGGGTGCGAGATCACTGCCTTTTATGGCGACCAACCTTCTTACGGCCAATGGCACAATATACCCCGTGAGAGAGGCGTTTCCCGGTGGCTTGCTTGAAAAATCTGTTATCGAAAAAAATGGGATACCTCAGTTAACAGGGTCCTTTGCATTTGGTTTGTTTACAGCCAATGCTGCA ATTGGCGCTCTGATTCTGCACTGCATCCTTTTCTGGGGCAAGGGTATTTGGAGAGTGTATCAACGCGCAAGAGAAGGCAAGCATGATGATCCACATCACACCCACATGGTCAGGCACTACAAGGATACGCCATGGTGGTGCTTTGCTggcatcctcatcatcagcTTTGTCCTAGGACTTATCGTGGTAATCAAAGAGAATATCACTCTTCCGGTCTGGGCGTACATTGTCTCGCTGGCACTTGGAATGTTTATTTCACCTTTT AGTGTCATCCTTTTCGCCCGCTTCGGCAACGGCATTGCCACCAACAACCTGTCGAAAATGCTGGCTGGTCTCATGCTTCCCGGGCGCCCAATTGGCAATATGTACTTCGCTGCTTGGTCGCATAATGTTGTCATGTCTTCGGTCTCTGTGTCAACTGATCTCAAGTTTGCCGAATACCTGAAGATACCGCCCAGGACTATGCTCTGGACCCAAATGTATGGCATTGTGCTTGGTGGATTCATCAACTATGCCATCTTGTCTTCCATTATCTCATCCAATCGAGATCTTCTTGCCGAGGGCAATGGAAATTCTTCCTGGAGTGGTGCGACCATGCAAGCTTTCAACACGAAGGCGGCCTCTTGGGCCCTATCTCCCTACTTGTACAAACTCGGTGCCAAGTACGAGATGATTCCTATTGCCCTAGCTGTTGGTGCCGCTGCGGTGATTTTCCATCGGATTCTTTATCAG TTTGTTCCCAAGATCGGACGGCTTGAGCTTTCGGAAATCAACCTGCCACAGTTCATCCAGTATGCTGGTAGTATCTCAAATCAGCCACAGACCTGCACTATTCTCAGTGGGCTACTGTGTGGCTTGTTCACCCAGGCCTACCTTCGGAATTACCACCCACGCCTTTTTAAGGATTACTCATACATTATTGCGGGAGCCTTCGACGCCGGCAGTCTCTTGGTTGTCTTCATTCTCTCTTTCGCGGTGTACGGAGCGGGGGGACCATCTCATCCATTTCCATCGTGGTGGGGAAACAATCAAATGGGACACATTGACTGGTGTCCTGTTTCGAAGTAG
- a CDS encoding Major facilitator superfamily domain, general substrate transporter: MPSGETKRAQISASSAHGSDEEWQKSKIYKTEGKFEAREGHHFYRPIDSYEGLHRWDPNFQWTEQEEKKVVRTIDARVCTFACVGFFALQLDRGNISWALASTLLTDLKMTSKDYNLGQTIFLVCFLLAEMPSQLLSKRVGPDRWIPVQIVAWSLIAACQAFLACRAPLGFLEGGFIPDTTLFLSFFYKSSELPKRLTCFWISDTIAGIVGSFLAFGFLHITNASGGGAWRYLFAYEGLITGVIGIIAYFWMPASPVQTKGGLRGKDGWFTGHEEKIIVKRVIRDDPSKGSMHNRQAVTPRRFWESIKDYHMWPIYAIGLI, translated from the exons ATGCCTTCGGGAGAAACAAAGAGAGCGCAGATTTCTGCCAGCAGTGCACATGGCTCGGATGAAGAGTGGCAAAAGAGCAAAATATACAAAACCGAAGGCAAATTCGAGGCTAGGGAGGGCCATCACTTCTACCGGCCCATAGATAGCTATGAGGGACTCCATCGTTGGGATCCTAATTTCCAATGGACGGaacaagaagagaagaaagttGTCAGGACG ATTGACGCTCGTGTCTGCACGTTTGCCTGTGTGGGCTTTTTCGCATTGCAGTTGGATCGAGGAAACATCAGCTGGGCACTAGCAAGTACGCTTTTGACGGATCTTAAGATGACCAGCAAAGATTATAACTTGGGTCAGACGATTTTTCTAGTCTGCTTCTTGCTGGCTGAGATGCCCTCCCAGTTACTCTCTAAGAGAGTGGGCCCAGACCGTTGGATTCCCGTTCAAATTGTTGCTTGGAGTCTGATCGCGGCTTGCCAGGCCTTTTTGGCCTGTCGGGCTCCTCTGGGATTTCTAGAAGGCGGCTT CATACCTGATACAACTCTCTTCTTGTCTTTCTTCTACAAATCCAGTGAGCTGCCGAAAAGACTGACCTGTTTCTGGATCTCTGACACCATCGCTGGAATCGTTGGCTCATTCCTAGCCTTTGGCTTCCTGCATATCACCAATGCAAGCGGTGGCGGTGCCTGGAGATATCTATTTGCTTACGAGGGTCTCATAACTGGCGTGATTGGAATTATCGCGTATTTTTGGATGCCAGCATCCCCCGTGCAAACCAAGGGAGGTTTACGCGGAAAGGACGGTTGGTTTACAGGGCATGAAGAGAAGATCATCGTGAAACGCGTTATTCGGGACGATCCCAGTAAGGGGAGTATGCACAACCGACAAGCAGTCACCCCGCGACGCTTTTGGGAGTCAATCAAGGACTACCACATGTGGCCCATTTATGCTATCGGTCTAATCTAG